The sequence GTATATCATTTGTTTGATGTTCCTCAGCATGATCATTTTCTTTTTGTGCACATCCACTTAGCAATAAACTAATGGAAAGTATTGCGCTAAATGTAGCTCGCTTTTTCATATCACCCATCCTTTTATTACGAAATTCATTATACAGTCCGACTTTTTTCACTATTTCTTTTTATCTTTTTTACTATTATAATAAAAATAATGGAAAATGATAAGGGAAAAAGGCGGGGGAAAAATGGATTGCATCGAGGTAAAAGGAAACACGCTAGAAGAAGCGATTGCAGAAGGGCTAAAACAACTTCAAGCGACGCGTGAAGATGTCGTCGTTGAAATCGTTCAACAAGAGCGTAAAAAGCTGTTTGGTATCGTTTCGCAACCAGCTGTTGTTCGACTAACGAAGAAGCATCAAACAAAGCAAACTGTTCAGCAGAAAGAAGGAAAAGCGTGGATACAAGACGGAGATTTTTGTTACGAATGTTTGGACGTAGGCCCAACGATCATTATTGGCGAGGGAGTCATTTGTTTGCATAACGGGAAAGCGATCGAAGGAAAGGTGACGTTACAAGAAGGCGACGACGTTCGCATTTGCCCAAAAGAAGAAAGCATTGCACAATCCGTTTGGAGAGTTGATGTAGATGCTATATACATCCAATTTAAAATTTTAACCTCTGGTTCACGCAGTACACCCGATGCGGCGCAACACCTCATCCGGGTGTTGTAGAACGTACTGTTCAAAGCGAGTAATGGACTGGGCAATGTCATTTTGATCCTTGTGAAAAACATTGGCAATCACTTCATCTTTCAACCACTTCCATAACCGTTCAATCGGGTTCAACTGTGGAGAATACGGCGGCAAAAAGATGAAATGAAAAGCAGTACCTTCCTCGCCATCAAGAAAGGCTTGTACCATCTTGGCATGATGAATACGCGCATTGTCTAACACAAGCACGAGGAATTGATCGGCATATTTCTCTTTCAATCGGCGCAAAAAGTCAAGGAACGTTTCGGCATTGGCAGATGAAGCACGATGGAAAACCACATCGCCTTGTTGAACATCGACGGCGCCAAAAATAGAAACGTGGGCATGGTGACCGTAGCTTGGCACTTGTTTTTGATTTCCTACTTCTGCCCATGTCGTACGTAGCGCTTGATAAGCACGAACATGTGTCTCATCCACATAAAACAGCGTGACATTCTCGGTAATTAGTTTTTTTTTATAAATTCAAGTTCTTTTTGAAAGGCAGCTTGACGCTTAGCGTCTCCTTTGACGAGCTTATACGTCGGACGTGTCCATGACAAACGAAGACGATGCAACAACTTACGAATCCCTTCACGTGACATCGAAACGCCATAAGTTTGTTGGATGTAAGATTGTAAAATGCGCGTGTTCCATGATGAAGCGATGCCCCAGCCAGCATCCACAGGTGTGGTAGTTAACACGAGTTGTCTAATTTCTTGTTGTTGTTCTTCCGTAAGAAACGGCACACGACCAGGCGGCAACCGACGATCGAGTAGATGATCGAGCCCACCTTGATTAAACCGTGCAACGTAGATGGCAACGGATTGACGGCATAGATTGACCATTTTGGCCACATCTTTACCGAGATGACCTTCCATGACAAGACGAACAGCGGTCACCCGAACGCGAAGGGAAGCATCTTTGATTTTCCGTTCTTGTTTCCGAAGTGTTCGAGGCGTCCAACCGTGATCATTTGTGATTTTCAAACGTTTCATGCCAATTCCGCTCCTTTTGTATAGAAATATTTAGGAGCAGTATAACC comes from Anoxybacillus flavithermus and encodes:
- a CDS encoding Jag N-terminal domain-containing protein; translation: MDCIEVKGNTLEEAIAEGLKQLQATREDVVVEIVQQERKKLFGIVSQPAVVRLTKKHQTKQTVQQKEGKAWIQDGDFCYECLDVGPTIIIGEGVICLHNGKAIEGKVTLQEGDDVRICPKEESIAQSVWRVDVDAIYIQFKILTSGSRSTPDAAQHLIRVL
- a CDS encoding IS630 family transposase, which encodes MDETHVRAYQALRTTWAEVGNQKQVPSYGHHAHVSIFGAVDVQQGDVVFHRASSANAETFLDFLRRLKEKYADQFLVLVLDNARIHHAKMVQAFLDGEEGTAFHFIFLPPYSPQLNPIERLWKWLKDEVIANVFHKDQNDIAQSITRFEQYVLQHPDEVLRRIGCTA
- a CDS encoding helix-turn-helix domain-containing protein — encoded protein: MKRLKITNDHGWTPRTLRKQERKIKDASLRVRVTAVRLVMEGHLGKDVAKMVNLCRQSVAIYVARFNQGGLDHLLDRRLPPGRVPFLTEEQQQEIRQLVLTTTPVDAGWGIASSWNTRILQSYIQQTYGVSMSREGIRKLLHRLRLSWTRPTYKLVKGDAKRQAAFQKELEFIKKN